In the Drosophila gunungcola strain Sukarami unplaced genomic scaffold, Dgunungcola_SK_2 000001F, whole genome shotgun sequence genome, one interval contains:
- the LOC128262998 gene encoding protein escargot has product MHSVEDMLVEKNYSKCPLKKRPVNYQFEAPQNHNNNTPNEPQDLCVKKMEILVENPSEELINVSDCCEDEGVDVDHTDDEHIEEEDEDVDVDVDSDPNQTQAAALAAAAAVAAAAAASVVVPTPTYPKYPWNFHLSPYTAEFYRTINQPGHQISPLRGDLMAPSSPSDSLGSLSPPPHHYLHGRASSVSPPMRSEIIHRPIGVRHHRFLPYPPMGGYPSLGGYPSHHHHAPISPAYSENSYYSSMRSMTPESSCSSSLPEDLSLKHKNLNLSLKTNQPAEIVAAKSGEISPGASSTNASAKKDKSQPPRYQCPDCQKSYSTFSGLTKHQQFHCPAAEGNQVKKSFSCKDCDKTYVSLGALKMHIRTHTLPCKCNLCGKAFSRPWLLQGHIRTHTGEKPFSCQHCHRAFADRSNLRAHLQTHSDIKKYSCTSCSKTFSRMSLLTKHSEGGCPGGNGGGSSSSELNYAGYAEP; this is encoded by the coding sequence atgcattccGTGGAAGACATGTTGGTGGAGAAAAACTACAGCAAGTGCCCGCTGAAAAAGCGCCCGGTTAATTACCAGTTCGAGGCGCCACAAaatcacaacaacaacacaccCAATGAGCCCCAGGACTTGTGTGTGAAGAAAATGGAAATCCTGGTGGAAAATCCCTCCGAGGAGCTGATCAACGTCAGCGATTGTTGCGAGGACGAGGGTGTGGATGTGGATCACACCGATGACGAGCACATCGAagaggaggacgaggatgTGGACGTTGATGTGGATTCGGATCCCAATCAAACCCAGGCTGCGGCTCTGGCAGCCGCCGCTGCAGTGGCCGCCGCAGCTGCCGCTTCCGTGGTGGTGCCCACTCCGACTTACCCAAAATATCCCTGGAACTTTCACCTGTCGCCGTACACCGCCGAGTTCTACAGGACCATCAATCAGCCGGGTCATCAGATTTCGCCGCTGCGTGGCGATCTCATGGCGCCCAGTTCGCCAAGTGATTCGCTGGGCTCCCTGTCGCCGCCTCCACATCATTATCTTCACGGTCGCGCCAGCTCCGTTTCTCCGCCCATGAGATCGGAAATAATCCACAGACCCATTGGCGTGCGACACCACCGCTTTTTGCCCTATCCACCCATGGGTGGTTATCCCAGCCTGGGTGGTTATCCaagccatcatcatcatgcgCCCATTTCGCCGGCATACTCGGAGAACTCCTACTACTCCTCCATGCGCTCGATGACACCCGAGTCCAGCTGCAGTTCCTCGCTGCCCGAAGATCTATCCCTGAAGCACAAGAACCTGAATCTGAGCCTGAAGACCAATCAGCCAGCAGAAATAGTAGCAGCCAAATCTGGGGAAATATCGCCTGGAGCCAGCAGCACCAATGCCTCCGCCAAGAAGGACAAGAGCCAGCCGCCGCGTTACCAATGCCCGGACTGCCAGAAATCGTACTCCACCTTCTCCGGCCTGACCAAACACCAGCAGTTCCATTGCCCCGCCGCCGAGGGCAATCAGGTGAAGAAGTCCTTCAGCTGCAAGGACTGCGACAAGACCTATGTGTCGTTGGGCGCCCTCAAGATGCACATTCGCACCCACACGCTGCCCTGCAAATGCAATCTCTGCGGCAAGGCATTCTCGAGGCCATGGCTCCTGCAAGGACACATTCGCACCCACACGGGCGAGAAGCCATTCAGCTGCCAGCATTGCCACAGGGCCTTTGCAGATCGCTCGAATTTGCGAGCCCATCTGCAGACCCATTCGGACATCAAGAAGTACTCCTGCACCAGTTGCTCCAAGACCTTTTCGAGGATGTCCCTATTGACCAAACATTCGGAGGGCGGATGCCCTGGCGGCAATGGAGGAGGATCCTCCAGCAGTGAACTCAACTACGCCGGCTATGCCGAGCCCTAA